TTAAACCTTAACTTATTGACATTAGTTTGCGGGCAGGCAAAAGCAAATGATTATATATTAGCAATAGAACAATTTAACTCCTGAACTTTTGAGCCTGTAAACATTTAACTATAAGCCAACTACAAAAATATAAACATATGAAGAAAAAATATTTACTAATTATTTTAAGTTTAATAATAAGTTTCACTATTAATGCACAAAGTAAAAAGAACATTAAGGAACTTAACATCAATTCTACAACAGTCTGGGAATATGATTATAAAACAGGAAAGGAAAAAAAATATAAAAAATCAAAATCTGTATTTGATAAGGAAGGAAACATTATTGAAAAAACCGAATATGATAATAATGATAAAATTTCAAAGCACCGAAAATATGAATATGACAAAAATAATATCTTAGTAAAAGAAATAAGGCTTAATGAAAATGGGAAAATTTATAAAGTAATTGAATATAAATATGACGGGAAATTAAAAACTGAAAAGAGCATTTATGATGGTAATGGAAAATTAAAATCAAAAAAAGAATATATTTATTCTATTGATAATGACTAATATACATTGCATATTACGATTAATAATTATTATTTTTTTTATTAATCTGTCCTGTATTTATTCTCAGGTTAATGATTTTGAATCATGGTCATGTATTGAGATAAAGAAAAAAATTACAAAAAAAATTGAATTTATTTTTGAAGAAGAACTAAGACTGAATGATAATAGTACAAAAATAAAAAAAATATACTCTGATATTGGCTTATCATATTCATTCAATAAGCATATTAAACTTGTCGGATATTACCGTTTTATTAAAAAAAGAAAATACGATTCATATTATAGCAATCGACATAGATTATATGCTGATATATTTTTAAAAAATAAATTTAATCGACTAACAATTGCATACAGAACACGTTATCAAGCAAAATATGTTGATATTTATTCTAGTGAAGATGGTTTTATTCCAAGAAAATACAACAGAAACAAATTATCATTAAAATATGATATTAAGAAAAACCCAATTTCACCATATTGTTCTTTTGAGGCATACTATCAGTTAAATAATCCTGAGGGGAATGAATTCGATAAAATTCGTTATACCTGTGGTATAGATTATAAATTTAACAAAAGAAACAGTCTTGATATTTACTACAGATTGCAGAAACAAATAAATATTAATAATCCGGTTAATTCATATATTCTTGGGCTAAAGTATTGTTATTCAATAAAATGAAGGAGAAAATGAATAAAAAATATTACATTTTAATTATATGTTTAATATTTAGTTCAAAGATATTATATGCACAAAATATATATGATATAAATACTGTTAAAACTATATACTTGAACTTTTATGAAAAAAACTGGGATGATATTCTTGATACATACAAAATAAATAATTGTGATGACAGGGTTTTAGCTGATTTAATAATTGATGGTGAATTATATGATAGTGTTGGTGTACGTTTTAAGGGAAATAGCTCTTATCATCCTCATAGAGAAAAAAATCCTTTTAATATTAAAATTGATTATATAAATGATAAGGATATAAATGGTTATACTACACTGAAACTTTCAAACATGTTTAAAGACCCAAGTTGTTTACGCGAAGTTTTATCATACGAAGTCCTGCGGAATTATATGCCTGCACCACAAGCTAATTATGTAGTTTTATATATTAACGATAATTTGCATGGTTTATATACAAACGTTGAATCGGTTAATAAAAGTTTTGTAAAAAAACATTTTGGTTCAAAGGATAACAGTTTTTTTAAATGCGATCCTATTACAATAACCGGAGAGCCGGAACCGCCACCTTTAGGCTGTTTGCCAGTAATGGGAATATCTTCTCCTTTAATATTCATGGGAGA
This portion of the Bacteroidales bacterium genome encodes:
- a CDS encoding DUF2490 domain-containing protein; translated protein: MTNIHCILRLIIIIFFINLSCIYSQVNDFESWSCIEIKKKITKKIEFIFEEELRLNDNSTKIKKIYSDIGLSYSFNKHIKLVGYYRFIKKRKYDSYYSNRHRLYADIFLKNKFNRLTIAYRTRYQAKYVDIYSSEDGFIPRKYNRNKLSLKYDIKKNPISPYCSFEAYYQLNNPEGNEFDKIRYTCGIDYKFNKRNSLDIYYRLQKQININNPVNSYILGLKYCYSIK